A genome region from Hymenobacter tibetensis includes the following:
- a CDS encoding glycoside hydrolase family 13 protein, protein MKSSHFLLPALVASLLAAPVAQAHSSTDLTSSPTAPAKKPAGITRIDPTFWWVGMKNPKLQLLVHGPGIASSTASLRYEGVTLDGTQKLESPNYLVVNLTISPTAKPGQLKLEFKGAKNFSYSYELKARSTPGDKTQVQGLSTQDFIYFLMPDRFSNGDPKNDYIKGMKAPAAARDSMYSRHGGDLKGIVNHFDYFKTLGATALWLTPIVENDQPKASYHGYALTDYYTVDRRYGTNEEYRTFVRNAHQNGLKVVQDVVLNHMGSESYLFRDQPAKDWFHQWPTFTRSSFRDAAFNDPHGSQYDRKLFGEGWFDTTMPDLNQSNPLVATYVIQNNLWWVENTGIDAYRIDTYSYSDRNFLMQWGQALLDEYPQLGMFGETWVQGTAQQAYFARNILPSTDGFKSNLPGVTDFQLQYAINEALTKDAGWTEGISKLYYTLHDDWLYENPMRNVVFLDNHDMSRFYSVIGEDFAKYKMGLAWLLTTRGIPQLYYGTEVLMKNFSNPDGKVREDFPGGFPGDKKNLFTSRSGQEAEAFDYVSKLANYRRTHEFLHAGKLMQFIPDQGVYTYFRYSDVGTVMVMMNSNKEEKTVDMARFAERLNGFSSGVEVTTGAAIADLKTVKIPGRTAWVVELKK, encoded by the coding sequence ATGAAATCGTCCCACTTCCTGCTGCCAGCGCTGGTAGCTAGTCTGTTGGCGGCACCTGTTGCCCAAGCACATTCTAGCACTGACTTAACCAGCTCCCCAACTGCTCCGGCTAAAAAGCCCGCCGGCATCACCCGCATAGACCCAACTTTCTGGTGGGTGGGCATGAAGAACCCGAAACTCCAGTTGCTGGTGCACGGTCCCGGCATAGCCAGCAGCACGGCTAGCTTGCGCTACGAAGGTGTGACGCTGGACGGCACGCAGAAGTTGGAAAGCCCTAACTATTTGGTAGTCAACCTTACTATCAGCCCCACCGCCAAGCCGGGCCAACTGAAGCTGGAGTTTAAAGGAGCCAAGAACTTCAGTTACAGCTACGAGCTGAAAGCCCGCTCCACGCCCGGCGACAAAACGCAAGTGCAGGGCCTTAGCACGCAGGATTTCATCTATTTCCTGATGCCAGACCGGTTCTCGAACGGCGACCCCAAAAACGACTACATCAAAGGCATGAAGGCGCCCGCCGCGGCCCGCGACTCGATGTACAGCCGCCACGGCGGCGACCTGAAAGGCATTGTCAATCACTTCGACTACTTCAAAACGCTCGGCGCAACGGCCTTGTGGCTCACGCCCATCGTGGAAAACGACCAGCCCAAGGCCAGCTACCACGGCTACGCCCTCACCGACTACTACACCGTGGACCGCCGCTACGGCACCAACGAAGAGTACCGAACCTTTGTGCGCAACGCCCACCAAAACGGCCTGAAAGTGGTGCAAGACGTGGTGCTCAACCACATGGGCTCGGAGAGCTACCTGTTCCGCGACCAGCCCGCCAAAGATTGGTTTCACCAGTGGCCCACCTTCACGCGCAGCTCCTTCCGCGACGCGGCCTTCAACGACCCGCACGGCTCCCAATACGACCGGAAGCTGTTCGGCGAAGGCTGGTTTGACACCACCATGCCCGACCTCAACCAGAGCAATCCGCTGGTGGCCACCTACGTCATCCAGAACAACCTGTGGTGGGTGGAAAACACGGGCATCGACGCCTACCGCATCGACACCTACTCTTACTCCGACCGCAACTTCCTGATGCAGTGGGGCCAAGCGTTGCTAGATGAGTATCCGCAGCTCGGCATGTTCGGCGAAACGTGGGTGCAGGGGACGGCGCAGCAGGCCTACTTCGCCCGCAACATCCTGCCATCTACCGACGGGTTCAAGAGCAACCTGCCCGGCGTCACCGACTTTCAGCTGCAATACGCTATCAACGAGGCGCTGACCAAGGACGCTGGCTGGACGGAGGGCATCAGCAAGCTCTACTACACCCTGCATGACGACTGGCTTTATGAAAATCCCATGCGCAACGTGGTCTTCCTCGACAACCACGACATGAGCCGCTTCTACTCGGTGATAGGGGAGGACTTCGCCAAGTACAAGATGGGGCTGGCGTGGCTGCTCACCACCCGCGGCATCCCGCAGCTTTACTACGGTACGGAGGTGCTGATGAAGAACTTCTCGAACCCCGACGGCAAAGTGCGCGAGGACTTCCCCGGCGGCTTTCCCGGCGACAAAAAGAACCTGTTCACGTCGCGCTCCGGCCAGGAAGCTGAGGCGTTTGACTACGTGAGCAAGCTGGCCAACTACCGCCGCACGCACGAGTTTTTGCACGCTGGCAAGCTCATGCAGTTCATCCCCGACCAAGGCGTGTACACCTACTTCCGCTACTCCGATGTGGGTACGGTGATGGTGATGATGAACTCCAACAAAGAAGAGAAAACCGTGGACATGGCGCGGTTTGCGGAACGACTCAACGGGTTTTCCTCGGGTGTAGAAGTGACCACAGGGGCAGCCATTGCAGATTTGAAAACCGTAAAGATTCCGGGGCGGACGGCGTGGGTGGTGGAGTTAAAGAAATAG